In the genome of uncultured Pseudomonas sp., the window ATGAGTGGTGTCGTCGTCGTCACCCAGAATGCCATTAGGACCTGGGCCATTCACCTGAGTGGCACGTTTCAAGACCATGAAGTTGGTCTGACTGCCTTCCACATACAGCGGGTCGTCGGGCAGCAGCGGTACGAACACCGTGCCGTTACCGCCTTTGGTCACCAGGTCCAAGCCGTGGTCAAAAAACTGACCAAACAAGGTCATCCAGCCATTGAAGGCTGGCGATAAGCCGATATCCGGAGATTGGTTTTCGATGCCGATGGTGCCGCTGTCCGACACGGTCAGGCCGGCATCCTCCATCTCCGCTCTCAATGCTGAAAAGGCCACTGCATGCACGGCCTTAGCATCGACTAATTGTTGCTGCGCTTCGGCTAAGAGAACAGGGTCACTGCCCGCCGCGATGATGCTCGCGTGCGCGGCTTGAATCAGCGCATTGGCGGTTTGTACCGGAACATTAAAGGTGGCGATGACAGTTGCCTCACCATAAGGATCGGCATGCCCGGCCAATTGCAGAGCCGCGGCCACGGCAGCCGGGTTATTGGCGGTTTGATCGACAATTAAGTTACTGGCAATCCTCGGCTGTGAGTCGAAGACAAACCCGCTGGTTTGGGCATAAGACGTCGGCATCTGCGTCCCGAACTGGATGGGCGAGAGATCGGCATCGCGCAGGTTGGCCTCAACCAGGCGCGGCATGATGTTATCGGCAGCGCCTAAAGCTTGTTGCCCAGGTAGCAGGCTGTTCCAGGAGCCATCCACCGTGCGTAAGCCGTAAGGCAGCAAAGGGCTGCCAACCAGCTCTGGCAAGCCGACTACCGCTCCGGTCAACGGGTCGGTAGTCGCTTCGGAAATCTTTATTTGCTTGAGAATGAACTCAAGGTCCTGTTGTGTGACGGTGAAATCATATTGGCTGCTAGACATGACGATTGCTCCAAATGAAGTAAACCCCCGTACTTTAAAAGACCCAAAAACCCCCTCGCCGCACGACTAACGCGCGCTTAAGCGATTAAGCAAACCTTCTAGTGCCTGGCTGCTAAGCCATACCTACGCAATGCATAAGCCTGTGACTTAAGGCCACGCAGTCAACCCAGGCGGCCCGTGGAATCGGCGCGCAAGCAAGTAGTGACCTTGCGTTGCAACGCGAGTGGTGAGGAGACGCGACACTCTATCCATGATTATTTATGCCCTAAGCGCTATGAGTGGGTGTTGCCGCAAACGTAATTACCTCGCCGTTTGCTTCAGCAATACCCACACGCATAGTCAGACTTAAGTCGCACTACCGAGTACTGTCAAGATACCGTCTATCCGAACAATAAAATCCATTACAAATCATAAGCTACTGCTGCAAATGAAAAAATACAAAGAAACCACTCAGCAGAAAGATAAGATCATTCCAACCAATACTTTGGCGAAAGCGTAAAACGCCATCTATACCTAGCTCACTAGCTGCGCTTCAAGCTGATGCCACACGCGGCGCTTGCAGGCGATGTCTACTGCTAGGTGAATACGTTTTATCGCCCTGCCTGCCCGGCACTTGTTGGCCTGCTGTATTGGAGACCTATATATGGACACGTTGCCGTCCCATCGCTCCGAATTAGCCGAAGTGTTGTTTCGCTTACGCCGCACCTTCTATGTACTGGCCGCCTTCAGTGGGGTGATCAACCTGCTGATGCTAACCCCAGCGGTTTACATGCTGCAGGTTTACGACCGCGCCCTGGTTAGCAGCAACGTCACCACTCTGCTCATGCTGACCGTATTGGTGTTGGGCCTTTACGTGCTGATGGCGTTGCTCGAGGTGGTACGTTCCAGCGTGTTGATTCGGGTCGGTAATCGGCTCGACATGATGCTCAACAGACGCGTTTTCACTGCCGCCTTTGAACGCAACCTCAGGCGCAGTGGCGGTAACCCCGCACAAGCCCTGCAAGACTTGGCGTTGGTCCGGCAATTTCTCACTGGCAATGGCTTGTTCGCGTTTTTCGATGCACCTTGGACGCCAATCTATCTGCTGGTGATTTATCTGGTACACCCGCTGCTCGGGCTTATCAGCTTGATTGGTTCACTGCTGCTGTTTGCCCTCGCCTACCTAACCGAAATATCCACCCGTAAACCTTTAGGTGAAGCCAACAAGGCCTCACTAATGTCCGGCAGTTTTGCCAACAACAACCTGCGCAACTCTGAAGTCATTGAAGCCATGGGCATGCTGCCGGCAATCCGCAAGCGCTGGTTCGGCAATCACTTGCGCATCCTCGAAATGCAAACCCTGGCCTCTGATCGAGCAGCCTATATAAATGGGGCCACGCGCTTTGTTCGCGTCGCCCTGCAATCTTTGATCCTCGGCGCTGGCGCATTACTGGCGATCAAAGGCGTGATCACCCCCGGGATGATGATCGCCTGCTCGATTTTATCCGGACGCGCCCTCGCCCCAGTCGAGCAAGTGATTGCCGCCTGGAAGCAAGTGCTCTCCAGTCGCAGTGCTTGGGAGCGACTCAATACTCTGTTGAATGATTTTCCTGCCCGCCCGATCTCAATGTCATTGCCCAAGCCAACTGGCCTGCTCAGCTTAAACGGGGTTTTTGCCAGCCCCCCCGGTTCTGGCAACGCCACCCTGCGCGGTGTAAGTTTTAACCTCATGCCTGGCGAGGCGCTCGGTGTGATCGGCCCCTCGGCCGCAGGCAAATCCACCCTCGCACGTTTACTGGTGGGCGTCTGGCCCGCCTATGCCGGCAAGGTTCGTCTGGACGGCGCGGATATTTTCCTGTGGAACAAGGAGGAACTCGGCCCCTGGCTTGGCTACCTGCCTCAGGATGTCGAGTTGTTTGAAGGCAGCATCGCCGAAAACATCGCACGCTTCGGCAGCATCGACAGCGAAGCTGTCATTCTCGCGGCCAAACAAGCCGGCGTGCACGACATGATCTTGCACCTGCCACAAGGCTATGACACCTACCTCAGCGCTGATGGCGGCTCGCTCTCCGGCGGGCAGAAACAACGCATAGGTCTAGCTCGCGCGCTGTACGGCGACCCATCTCTGGTTGTCCTTGATGAGCCCAACGCCAGCCTCGATGACGTCGGCGAAGCGGCTCTGGTGCTGGCGTTACAAGACCTCAAGCGCCGAGGCAAAACCCTGGTACTGATTTCCCATCGCCCCACCGTACTGAACATCGTGGACAAGCTTTTGATGCTCCACGAGGGTGCAGTGCAGGTATTCGGCAGCCGCGACGAAGTCTTCGCCAGCCTGCGTCAAGCCAACGTGGCGCATAACCAGGGCAACGCACCTACCCTGGCCTCCGTCAAGAGCAAGGAGTGAGGTCCATGTCCAATCTCGACTACGAGCACAAGGGTCTGATCCTGGCCAACCCTGAGCAGGTGATCGACATCGACGACCATCGACCTAGTCGCTGGGGCCTGTGGTTGGTTTTGGCCGGCTTTGGTGGGTTTCTGCTATGGGCTAGCCTGGCCCCTCTG includes:
- a CDS encoding type I secretion system permease/ATPase, which codes for MDTLPSHRSELAEVLFRLRRTFYVLAAFSGVINLLMLTPAVYMLQVYDRALVSSNVTTLLMLTVLVLGLYVLMALLEVVRSSVLIRVGNRLDMMLNRRVFTAAFERNLRRSGGNPAQALQDLALVRQFLTGNGLFAFFDAPWTPIYLLVIYLVHPLLGLISLIGSLLLFALAYLTEISTRKPLGEANKASLMSGSFANNNLRNSEVIEAMGMLPAIRKRWFGNHLRILEMQTLASDRAAYINGATRFVRVALQSLILGAGALLAIKGVITPGMMIACSILSGRALAPVEQVIAAWKQVLSSRSAWERLNTLLNDFPARPISMSLPKPTGLLSLNGVFASPPGSGNATLRGVSFNLMPGEALGVIGPSAAGKSTLARLLVGVWPAYAGKVRLDGADIFLWNKEELGPWLGYLPQDVELFEGSIAENIARFGSIDSEAVILAAKQAGVHDMILHLPQGYDTYLSADGGSLSGGQKQRIGLARALYGDPSLVVLDEPNASLDDVGEAALVLALQDLKRRGKTLVLISHRPTVLNIVDKLLMLHEGAVQVFGSRDEVFASLRQANVAHNQGNAPTLASVKSKE